The Vescimonas coprocola genome includes a window with the following:
- a CDS encoding MFS transporter: protein MKQTLWTRNFTRITAATTLGAAGGIISQFALSFLVFDETGSTLASALVVAIQLIPMVLLPLVVAPMMDRLPRKPFLVWGDLLNGLCYAGAGLFLLRSAFSYTAYLAFSLLVSCLAAFDELAYNSFYPLLLPEGQEERAYTVSAMLYPILKVLMMPLAALLYDTLGVGRLLLIQGALSVLAALIENRIHVQESRRDQEPLLSLKTWWRDIREAAAYLRQEHGLHGLYEYMAVTNGMAMGYSPLLIAFFRTAPGFTTAMYSFFSVAEFAGRTIGGAVRYRYSLPERKRFGFLFGVYQTYELMDTCLLWLPYPLMLVNRAVCGFLGIQSATIRQAAVQRYIPDRLRARLNAYESMLCTAAGAVLSLAIGALGEVLDYRLCMTICGLIVMAVCWLTVFLRRRQVQLVLTDRPGETPSDTLS from the coding sequence ATGAAACAAACTCTCTGGACACGGAATTTTACCCGCATCACCGCCGCCACGACGCTGGGCGCTGCCGGCGGCATCATCAGTCAATTCGCCCTGTCCTTTCTGGTCTTTGACGAGACAGGCAGCACTCTGGCCTCGGCGCTGGTGGTGGCCATTCAGCTGATCCCCATGGTGCTGCTGCCGCTGGTCGTCGCCCCCATGATGGACCGCCTGCCCCGCAAGCCCTTTCTGGTGTGGGGCGACCTGCTCAACGGCTTGTGCTACGCCGGGGCGGGACTGTTCCTGCTGCGCAGTGCCTTCTCCTACACCGCCTATCTGGCCTTTTCCCTGCTGGTATCGTGCCTTGCAGCCTTCGATGAGCTGGCCTACAACAGCTTCTACCCCCTGCTGCTGCCGGAGGGGCAGGAGGAGCGGGCCTACACCGTCTCCGCCATGCTCTATCCCATTCTGAAGGTCCTCATGATGCCGCTGGCGGCGCTGCTGTACGACACCTTAGGCGTGGGACGGCTGCTGCTGATCCAAGGCGCACTGTCGGTGCTGGCCGCCCTCATCGAAAACCGCATCCATGTGCAGGAGAGCCGCCGGGATCAAGAGCCGCTGCTGTCCCTGAAAACCTGGTGGCGGGACATCCGGGAGGCCGCCGCCTATCTTCGGCAGGAGCACGGCCTCCACGGCCTCTATGAGTACATGGCCGTCACCAACGGCATGGCCATGGGCTATTCTCCCCTGCTCATCGCCTTCTTTCGCACAGCGCCGGGCTTCACCACCGCCATGTACTCCTTCTTCTCCGTGGCGGAGTTTGCCGGGCGCACCATCGGCGGCGCCGTCCGCTACCGCTACTCCCTGCCGGAGCGAAAGCGATTCGGCTTCCTGTTCGGGGTGTATCAGACCTACGAACTGATGGACACCTGCCTTCTGTGGCTGCCGTATCCCCTGATGCTGGTGAACCGAGCCGTCTGCGGCTTTCTGGGCATCCAGAGTGCCACCATCCGGCAGGCGGCGGTGCAGCGCTACATCCCCGACCGGCTGCGGGCTCGGCTCAATGCCTATGAGTCCATGCTCTGCACAGCGGCGGGAGCGGTGCTGTCGCTGGCCATCGGTGCTTTGGGCGAGGTGCTGGACTATCGGCTCTGCATGACCATCTGCGGCTTGATCGTCATGGCGGTTTGCTGGCTGACGGTATTCCTGCGGCGGCGTCAGGTGCAGCTGGTGCTGACTGACCGCCCCGGCGAGACCCCGTCCGATACACTTTCATAA
- a CDS encoding peptidylprolyl isomerase, whose amino-acid sequence MSASREKKNRQEVAASGVADPKTARQAQEQAKERRSNRLYAIIAIAFVVVAIGLVVWNSNIIQRGTTAVTVEGESYSAAEVSYYYHNAYNSIVNSKYASLYGIDKNTSLSQQSLNDTAKMMLRVSEDMTWDAYFRDAAKKSLIQLTMLKKGAAEKGMTFNDDMQKEVDSTVETFSTYAKKAGYSTSAYLKLMYGNNMTMSTFKSILKDTLLASHYQQDYIDSLTYTDEEVETYYNEHKNNFDVADYEYIYFKGTADSTKDADGNTVKPTDEENAAAKEAASANANAALEAVRNGLLMEKAADNYDNGTYTDRPTGTYSGDAVTEWVFNEERQEGDLTLIESGDNYYVVLFHSRGRNDYNTVDVRHILFKVDTSDLDSKADDYQEKLDARKAEQKEAAEAALKKWEDGAKTEDSFAELANELSSDTGSNTNGGLYTEVYKGQMVTEFNDWCFDESRQPGDTGIVYNEGSYTGYHVIYFVGTDAPYWQVQVRNAMKNADYTQWNNALVKDITATETSGMKYLA is encoded by the coding sequence ATGAGCGCATCAAGAGAAAAGAAGAACCGGCAGGAGGTCGCCGCCAGCGGCGTCGCAGACCCCAAGACTGCCCGTCAAGCTCAGGAGCAGGCCAAGGAGCGCCGTTCCAACCGGCTCTATGCCATCATCGCCATCGCCTTTGTGGTGGTCGCCATTGGCCTGGTGGTGTGGAACTCCAACATCATCCAGCGCGGCACCACTGCCGTCACGGTGGAGGGCGAGTCCTATTCCGCCGCCGAGGTCAGCTACTACTATCACAATGCCTATAACAGTATCGTCAACTCCAAGTATGCCAGTCTCTACGGCATTGACAAGAATACCTCCCTGTCTCAGCAGAGCCTGAACGACACCGCCAAGATGATGTTGCGTGTCAGCGAGGACATGACCTGGGACGCCTACTTCCGTGACGCCGCCAAGAAGAGTCTCATTCAGCTGACCATGCTGAAGAAGGGCGCCGCCGAGAAGGGCATGACCTTCAACGACGATATGCAGAAGGAAGTGGACAGCACCGTGGAGACCTTCTCCACCTATGCTAAGAAGGCCGGCTACTCCACCAGCGCTTACCTGAAGCTGATGTACGGCAACAACATGACCATGTCCACCTTCAAGAGCATTCTGAAGGACACCCTTCTGGCCTCCCACTATCAGCAGGACTACATCGACAGCCTCACCTACACCGACGAGGAAGTGGAGACCTACTATAACGAGCACAAGAACAACTTCGACGTGGCCGACTACGAGTACATCTACTTCAAGGGTACTGCCGACTCCACCAAGGATGCCGACGGCAACACCGTGAAGCCCACCGACGAGGAGAACGCCGCCGCCAAGGAGGCTGCCTCCGCCAATGCCAACGCCGCTCTGGAGGCTGTCCGCAACGGTCTTCTGATGGAGAAGGCCGCCGACAACTACGATAACGGCACCTACACCGACCGTCCCACCGGTACCTACAGCGGCGACGCCGTCACCGAGTGGGTGTTCAACGAGGAGCGTCAGGAGGGTGATCTGACCCTCATCGAGAGCGGCGACAACTACTATGTGGTCCTGTTCCACAGCCGTGGCCGCAACGACTACAACACCGTGGACGTGCGCCACATTCTGTTCAAGGTGGATACCTCCGATCTGGACAGCAAGGCTGACGACTATCAGGAGAAGCTGGACGCCCGCAAGGCCGAGCAGAAGGAGGCCGCCGAGGCCGCTCTGAAGAAGTGGGAAGACGGTGCCAAAACCGAGGATAGCTTTGCCGAGCTGGCCAATGAGCTGTCCTCCGACACCGGCTCCAACACCAACGGCGGCCTGTATACCGAGGTGTATAAGGGCCAGATGGTCACCGAGTTCAATGACTGGTGCTTCGACGAGTCCCGTCAGCCCGGCGACACCGGCATCGTCTACAACGAGGGCAGCTACACCGGCTACCATGTCATATACTTTGTGGGTACCGACGCCCCCTATTGGCAGGTGCAGGTCCGCAACGCCATGAAGAACGCCGACTACACCCAGTGGAACAACGCTCTCGTGAAGGATATCACCGCCACCGAGACCTCCGGTATGAAGTACCTCGCCTGA
- a CDS encoding D-2-hydroxyacid dehydrogenase, producing the protein MRILITDGMDKAAMAQLRELGHEVVEQFYEPDQLGAALRDFDAVVVRSKTKVRANHIDEAKGGKLKLIIRGGVGVDNIDVKYAEENGIAVRNTPGASSQSVAELAMGHMFACTRYISIAGHTMREGKWEKKAYGKGIELQGKALGIIGFGRIGQHLGVMAKAIGMNVAAYSTTRRPEVEAKFGIPYVTLEELLAQSDFISLHAPAAPGAPLINADTIAKMKDGVVIINTSRGANVDEDALLAALESGKVRAAGLDVYADEPTANAALYSHPMVSCTPHIGAATVEAQKRIGTEIVDIIRSF; encoded by the coding sequence ATGCGTATTCTTATTACAGACGGTATGGACAAGGCCGCCATGGCGCAGCTGCGTGAGCTGGGCCACGAGGTGGTGGAGCAGTTCTATGAGCCGGATCAGCTGGGCGCCGCCCTGCGGGACTTTGACGCCGTGGTGGTCCGCTCCAAGACCAAGGTCCGTGCCAATCATATCGACGAGGCCAAGGGCGGCAAGCTGAAGCTCATCATCCGCGGCGGCGTGGGCGTGGACAACATCGACGTCAAGTACGCCGAGGAGAACGGCATTGCCGTCCGCAACACCCCCGGTGCTTCCTCCCAGTCCGTGGCGGAGCTGGCCATGGGCCATATGTTCGCCTGCACCCGCTATATCTCCATCGCCGGTCATACCATGCGTGAGGGCAAGTGGGAGAAGAAGGCCTACGGCAAGGGCATCGAGCTGCAGGGCAAGGCTCTGGGCATCATCGGCTTCGGCCGCATCGGCCAGCATCTGGGCGTCATGGCCAAGGCCATCGGCATGAACGTCGCCGCTTACAGCACCACCCGCCGTCCGGAGGTGGAGGCCAAATTCGGCATCCCCTATGTGACGCTGGAGGAGCTGCTGGCTCAGTCTGACTTCATCTCTCTCCACGCTCCCGCTGCACCCGGCGCTCCCCTCATCAACGCCGATACCATCGCCAAGATGAAGGACGGCGTGGTCATCATCAACACCTCCCGTGGTGCCAACGTGGACGAGGACGCCCTGCTGGCCGCTCTGGAGTCCGGCAAGGTTCGGGCCGCCGGTCTGGACGTCTACGCCGACGAGCCCACTGCCAACGCCGCTCTGTACAGCCATCCCATGGTGTCCTGCACGCCCCACATCGGCGCTGCCACCGTGGAGGCTCAGAAGCGCATCGGCACCGAGATCGTGGATATCATCCGCAGCTTCTGA
- a CDS encoding transglycosylase domain-containing protein translates to MKEHSNDRDKAEQSAHQRKNRGKGRAKRVWGVIGTIVLVGVLTMAIFVGIFMTYINKSLKGHVEADMSEYDRKVSTELYRLGTDGETWEMYQTLFSDENRIWVDIGDIPKYLQEATIAIEDKRFETHHGVDWRGTLRAITRTLTGSGAQGGSTITQQLLKNVTGDNQVTVKRKITEIYRALALEKDYSKSQILEMYLNTIYLGEQCYGVQTAARMYFHKDVKDLTLAECACLIGITNNPSMYDPLLSDWARENNRERQLTILDEMLGQEKIDQATYDAAVAEEVQFSDGYTNLGNFTEPTEDQETPEKPTVQSTANNSYYTDQVISDVAAALVEKLGLEDDAPDENGNVRTAQEKAVSKIYSSGYKIYTLQDSKLQSIAESVFENSDLVEYTDDYGKPLQAAITLVDNSTGNVVAMVGGLGAKTVDRGWNWATEPRQCGSATKPISDYAPALDDGTITAASAIDDYPVRDLSGYGAWPKNSHSGFYGLTTVWTALVESLNTCAVRVNESYGSAASYNYMVEKLGFTTLTQRDSQQSGNMGLGGYDVGVTTEEMAAAYAAIANDGVYTKPRTWLRVEDSEGNVVMENETSAHSAMKETTAYLLRDILESVITSGTGTEAYFSGMTIAGKTGTTDDNRDRYFVGFSPYYCAAVWTGYESNDELSYGMGNGSAQLWKQVMREIHGDLEDKAFDSCTGLTQVTVCSDSGLLATDACTKDLRGNRVRTVTVAADTAPTATCNVHKMVDYCTEGKHIATQYCPKDKVKQVAVLDWNRALFNDIKARDHEYLLKVLDGSATPNDPKDDICPAHQKAITPVTPTDPTKPTTPTKPTTPTDPTDPTTPDTGGAEDSGGVGDSGGVRGGGSWWKRP, encoded by the coding sequence ATGAAAGAACACTCCAACGACCGTGATAAGGCAGAGCAGAGCGCCCATCAGAGGAAAAACCGAGGGAAGGGACGGGCCAAGAGGGTCTGGGGCGTCATCGGCACCATCGTGCTGGTGGGCGTGCTGACCATGGCCATTTTTGTGGGGATCTTCATGACCTACATCAATAAGTCCCTGAAGGGCCACGTAGAGGCGGATATGTCCGAATATGACCGGAAGGTATCCACGGAGCTGTACCGTCTGGGGACGGACGGCGAGACATGGGAGATGTATCAGACGCTGTTCAGCGATGAAAACCGCATCTGGGTGGATATCGGGGACATCCCCAAGTATTTGCAGGAGGCCACCATCGCCATCGAGGACAAGCGCTTCGAGACCCACCACGGGGTGGACTGGAGGGGGACCCTGCGGGCCATCACCAGGACCCTGACCGGCAGCGGCGCACAGGGCGGCTCCACCATCACCCAGCAGCTGCTGAAAAACGTCACCGGCGACAATCAGGTGACGGTGAAGCGGAAGATCACGGAGATCTACCGGGCGCTGGCGCTGGAGAAGGATTACTCCAAGTCCCAGATCCTGGAGATGTATCTCAACACCATCTATCTGGGAGAGCAGTGCTACGGCGTGCAGACGGCTGCCCGGATGTACTTCCACAAGGATGTGAAGGACCTGACGCTGGCGGAGTGTGCCTGTCTCATCGGCATCACCAACAATCCCTCCATGTATGATCCTCTGCTCAGCGACTGGGCCCGTGAGAACAACCGGGAGCGGCAGCTGACCATCCTGGACGAGATGCTCGGTCAGGAGAAGATCGATCAGGCCACCTACGATGCCGCCGTGGCGGAGGAGGTCCAGTTCAGCGACGGGTATACGAATCTCGGCAATTTCACCGAGCCTACGGAGGATCAGGAGACCCCGGAGAAGCCCACCGTGCAGTCCACCGCCAACAACTCCTATTATACGGATCAGGTCATCTCCGATGTGGCGGCGGCGCTGGTGGAGAAGCTGGGGCTGGAGGACGATGCACCCGACGAGAACGGCAACGTCCGTACGGCACAGGAGAAGGCCGTCAGCAAGATTTACAGCAGCGGCTATAAGATCTATACGCTGCAGGACAGCAAGCTCCAGTCCATTGCGGAGAGCGTTTTTGAAAACAGCGATCTGGTGGAGTATACTGATGACTACGGCAAGCCCTTGCAGGCGGCTATCACGCTGGTGGACAATTCCACCGGCAACGTGGTGGCTATGGTGGGCGGTCTGGGCGCCAAGACGGTGGACCGTGGCTGGAACTGGGCCACGGAGCCCCGGCAGTGCGGTTCTGCTACCAAGCCCATCTCCGACTATGCCCCGGCGCTGGATGACGGTACCATCACCGCTGCCTCCGCCATCGACGACTATCCTGTCCGGGATTTGAGTGGCTACGGCGCATGGCCCAAGAACTCCCATTCCGGTTTCTACGGCCTGACCACCGTATGGACGGCGCTGGTGGAGTCTCTGAATACCTGCGCCGTGCGGGTCAATGAGAGCTACGGCTCGGCGGCCTCCTATAATTATATGGTGGAGAAGCTGGGCTTCACCACCCTGACCCAGCGGGACAGCCAGCAGTCCGGTAACATGGGCCTGGGCGGTTACGATGTGGGTGTCACCACGGAGGAGATGGCTGCGGCCTATGCCGCCATCGCCAACGACGGCGTATACACCAAGCCCCGGACATGGCTGCGGGTGGAGGACTCCGAGGGGAATGTCGTCATGGAGAACGAGACCTCCGCCCACAGCGCCATGAAGGAGACTACCGCCTATCTGCTGCGGGATATACTGGAGAGCGTTATCACCAGCGGTACCGGTACGGAGGCATATTTCTCCGGCATGACCATCGCCGGTAAGACCGGTACCACGGATGACAACCGGGACCGTTATTTCGTGGGCTTCAGCCCCTACTACTGCGCTGCGGTATGGACGGGCTATGAGTCCAACGATGAGCTGTCCTACGGTATGGGCAACGGCTCGGCGCAGCTGTGGAAGCAGGTGATGCGGGAGATCCATGGTGATCTGGAGGACAAGGCCTTCGACAGCTGCACCGGCCTGACGCAGGTGACGGTGTGCTCCGACAGCGGCCTGCTGGCCACGGATGCCTGCACCAAGGACCTGCGGGGCAACCGTGTCCGCACCGTGACGGTGGCGGCGGATACGGCTCCCACGGCGACCTGTAACGTTCACAAGATGGTGGATTATTGCACCGAGGGGAAGCATATTGCCACCCAGTACTGCCCCAAGGACAAGGTGAAGCAGGTGGCGGTGCTGGACTGGAACCGGGCGCTGTTCAACGATATCAAGGCCAGGGACCATGAGTACCTGTTGAAGGTGCTGGACGGCTCCGCTACGCCCAACGATCCCAAGGATGATATCTGCCCGGCGCACCAGAAGGCCATCACACCGGTGACACCTACCGACCCCACCAAACCGACAACCCCCACCAAACCGACGACCCCCACGGATCCGACAGATCCCACCACGCCGGATACCGGCGGCGCTGAGGACTCCGGCGGCGTTGGGGACTCCGGCGGCGTTAGAGGCGGCGGCAGCTGGTGGAAACGACCGTAA
- a CDS encoding DUF1292 domain-containing protein: MSDEFGPSFITLTDEDGNDIELEYVDALEHEGQTYMAFFPAVEDEADEESEDYGLVILKSVTENGEELLSTLDDEAELEKIYDLFMEQLLADEE; encoded by the coding sequence ATGAGCGATGAGTTTGGCCCCAGCTTTATCACCCTCACTGACGAGGACGGCAACGATATCGAGCTGGAGTATGTGGACGCACTGGAGCACGAGGGGCAGACCTATATGGCCTTCTTCCCCGCCGTGGAGGACGAGGCGGACGAGGAATCCGAGGACTATGGTCTGGTGATCCTGAAATCCGTCACGGAAAACGGCGAGGAGCTGCTCAGCACGCTGGATGACGAAGCGGAGCTGGAGAAGATCTATGATCTGTTCATGGAACAGCTGCTGGCCGACGAGGAATAA
- a CDS encoding helix-turn-helix domain-containing protein, whose protein sequence is MRGGDIAGLLIRQARLQRDWSQEGLCRGICAPSYLSKIEQGKAAPSPEVTELLLHRLGLVWTPEPEGLAPCWKALLSGSPNFDSLYEQLVQPRREILAFSPLAADALLLDAFYADEMRPLPVEWEPFLSTRQLALQRGLQGRWEEAVRLEPLPLLAAHYGEFLYAEGEYTAAIEVLRDAYRSASDAGYPHLMLSCRLWMGNCYSDLGRMEEMLTHYSVAERLAEALRDTGSLSALRYNVASTQLELGQPEKALPYFASLPRPGFLDLHKLAICHEQLGHREQALTAVQQAEPMASGEMEQRMLALVRYRLEHPDYLHDDTYGTQLLDCFQRLRDTYPMGFTRFHLPWVLAWYKANRQYRQACRLLEEFPAK, encoded by the coding sequence ATGAGGGGCGGCGACATCGCCGGACTGCTGATCCGGCAGGCCCGCCTTCAGCGGGACTGGAGTCAGGAGGGTCTGTGCCGTGGCATCTGCGCCCCCTCCTATCTGTCCAAAATCGAGCAGGGCAAGGCCGCCCCCTCCCCGGAGGTGACGGAGCTGCTGCTGCACCGGCTGGGTCTTGTCTGGACTCCGGAGCCGGAGGGCTTAGCGCCCTGCTGGAAGGCCCTGCTCTCCGGCAGCCCGAATTTCGATTCTCTCTATGAACAGCTGGTGCAGCCCCGGCGGGAGATTCTTGCATTCAGTCCGCTGGCAGCGGACGCCCTGCTGCTGGATGCCTTTTACGCCGACGAGATGCGCCCTCTGCCGGTGGAGTGGGAGCCCTTTCTCTCCACCCGGCAGCTGGCCTTACAGCGAGGCCTGCAAGGCCGGTGGGAGGAAGCGGTGCGGCTGGAGCCGCTGCCGCTGCTGGCTGCCCACTACGGAGAGTTCCTCTACGCCGAGGGCGAATACACCGCCGCCATCGAGGTGCTGCGGGACGCCTACCGCTCGGCATCGGACGCCGGCTACCCCCACCTGATGCTGTCCTGCCGCCTGTGGATGGGCAACTGCTACTCGGATCTGGGCCGCATGGAGGAGATGCTGACCCACTACTCTGTAGCGGAGCGTCTGGCAGAAGCCCTGAGGGATACCGGCAGCTTGTCTGCCCTCCGCTACAATGTTGCCTCCACTCAACTGGAACTGGGTCAACCGGAAAAGGCCCTGCCCTACTTTGCCTCCCTCCCCCGCCCCGGCTTTCTGGACCTGCACAAACTGGCCATCTGCCACGAGCAGTTGGGCCATCGGGAGCAGGCGCTGACCGCCGTCCAGCAGGCGGAGCCTATGGCCTCCGGCGAAATGGAGCAGCGGATGCTGGCGCTGGTGCGCTATCGGCTGGAGCACCCGGACTACCTCCACGACGATACCTACGGCACCCAACTTCTGGACTGCTTCCAGCGTCTGCGAGACACATATCCTATGGGCTTCACCCGTTTCCACCTGCCGTGGGTGCTGGCGTGGTACAAGGCCAACCGTCAGTACCGTCAAGCCTGCCGCCTGTTGGAGGAGTTTCCTGCAAAATAG
- a CDS encoding tRNA threonylcarbamoyladenosine dehydratase has protein sequence MHEQFLRTEMVLGQPALERLQSAHVAVFGLGGVGSYAAEILARSGVGELTLVDQDTVSVTNINRQLCALHSTVGQSKAEVTARRCRDISPSAVIHPICATYDAAHRENFFSAQYDYIADCIDLVTCKLDLIQQAMARSIPILSALGTGNKLDPTLLRVTDISQTSGCPLARVMRKELRSRGIRHLKVVFSPEQPAATAQLEAPSPGRRSVPASVPWVPSTAGILLAGAIVRDLIG, from the coding sequence ATGCACGAACAGTTTTTGCGCACCGAGATGGTGCTGGGCCAGCCGGCGCTGGAGCGCCTGCAAAGCGCCCATGTGGCCGTGTTCGGTCTGGGCGGCGTGGGCAGCTATGCCGCCGAGATCCTGGCCCGCTCCGGCGTAGGTGAGCTGACGCTGGTGGATCAGGACACCGTCAGTGTCACCAACATCAACCGCCAGCTCTGCGCCCTCCACTCCACCGTGGGCCAGTCCAAGGCGGAGGTCACCGCCCGCCGTTGCCGGGACATCTCCCCCAGCGCCGTCATCCACCCCATCTGCGCCACCTACGACGCCGCCCATCGGGAGAATTTCTTCTCCGCCCAATATGACTACATTGCCGACTGCATCGATCTGGTGACCTGCAAGCTGGATCTGATCCAGCAGGCCATGGCCCGAAGCATCCCCATCCTGTCGGCGCTGGGGACCGGCAACAAGCTGGACCCCACCCTGCTGCGGGTGACGGACATCTCCCAGACCAGCGGCTGCCCGCTGGCCCGTGTCATGCGGAAGGAACTGCGCAGCCGTGGCATCCGCCACCTGAAGGTGGTGTTCAGCCCGGAGCAGCCTGCCGCCACTGCCCAGCTGGAGGCCCCCTCCCCCGGCCGCCGCAGCGTCCCGGCCAGTGTGCCATGGGTCCCCTCCACCGCCGGTATCCTGCTGGCCGGCGCCATCGTGCGGGACCTCATCGGATGA
- the sigK gene encoding RNA polymerase sporulation sigma factor SigK, which translates to MLSAALLLLSNSLFLSLRLTGNPGSFPRPLPPEEERACLERWAQGDLEARNRLVEHNLRLVAHIIKKYYTQADNQEDLISIGTIGLIKAVNTFRADRGIKLATYASRCIENEILMYFRSQRKLQGEVSLSDAIDTDKEGGSLYLLDVVGTDDTMLSDLQDREEQLLLRRLVRDCLTEREADIIRRRYGLEGHPPQTQRQVAAVYGISRSYVSRIEKRALEKLEKELRKG; encoded by the coding sequence ATGCTGTCTGCGGCGTTGCTGCTGCTGTCCAACAGCCTGTTTTTGTCCCTGCGTCTGACGGGGAATCCCGGTTCGTTCCCCCGGCCGCTGCCGCCGGAGGAGGAGCGGGCGTGTCTGGAGCGGTGGGCGCAGGGGGATCTGGAGGCTCGGAACCGGCTGGTGGAGCACAATCTCCGGCTGGTGGCCCACATCATCAAGAAATACTATACACAGGCGGACAATCAGGAGGATCTGATCTCCATCGGCACCATTGGACTCATCAAGGCCGTCAACACCTTCCGGGCAGACCGGGGCATCAAGCTGGCTACTTATGCGTCGAGGTGCATTGAAAATGAGATCCTTATGTACTTCCGCTCCCAGCGGAAGCTGCAGGGGGAGGTGTCCCTGTCCGACGCCATCGACACGGATAAGGAGGGGGGCTCGCTGTATCTGCTGGACGTGGTGGGGACCGACGACACCATGCTGTCGGACCTGCAGGACCGGGAGGAGCAGCTATTGCTGCGGCGCTTGGTGCGGGACTGCCTGACGGAGCGGGAGGCGGACATCATCCGGAGGCGGTACGGGCTGGAGGGGCATCCGCCCCAGACCCAGCGGCAGGTGGCGGCGGTATACGGCATCAGCCGAAGCTATGTCTCCCGCATCGAGAAGCGGGCGCTGGAGAAACTGGAAAAGGAGCTGCGAAAGGGGTAG
- a CDS encoding ABC transporter permease yields MRKFFRGICGVLATLLTLCILLMAAGLMGVRAFGITPYVVPADMEGLPWSAGALLYVRQEQPETLQLGDTIAYVTDSDLSLEGGVIGSVDTERRFFYVEGAPVYWDNVLGQPLWGIDGLGYVSGYISRPPGLYLVLGAAVVLALLCIFPLRRRKGEKTEESPTGRCMATNVGEKAPTESVQAAAMEEEVPTLTEKPASAEVSEPVKVPKPAVEIPKPEPAAEVQRPAETGRRQTSGKRDEAVARHGGKRLQR; encoded by the coding sequence ATGAGAAAGTTTTTCAGAGGAATATGCGGCGTACTGGCGACGCTTTTGACCCTGTGCATCCTATTGATGGCGGCGGGGCTCATGGGGGTGCGGGCCTTCGGCATCACGCCTTATGTGGTACCGGCGGACATGGAGGGGCTTCCGTGGTCCGCCGGGGCGCTGCTGTACGTGCGGCAGGAGCAGCCGGAGACGCTGCAGCTTGGGGACACCATCGCCTACGTCACGGACAGTGACCTATCGCTGGAGGGGGGCGTCATCGGTTCCGTGGACACAGAGCGGCGCTTCTTCTATGTGGAGGGAGCCCCGGTCTACTGGGACAATGTGCTGGGGCAGCCCCTGTGGGGCATCGATGGTCTGGGCTATGTGTCCGGCTATATCAGCCGGCCGCCGGGACTGTATCTGGTGCTGGGGGCTGCTGTGGTGCTGGCGTTGCTGTGCATCTTCCCCCTGCGACGCCGAAAGGGAGAGAAAACGGAAGAATCCCCCACCGGGAGATGCATGGCGACGAATGTGGGAGAGAAAGCTCCCACCGAATCGGTGCAGGCTGCGGCGATGGAGGAGGAAGTCCCCACCTTGACGGAAAAGCCTGCGTCTGCGGAGGTATCTGAGCCTGTGAAGGTGCCTAAGCCTGCGGTAGAGATACCGAAACCTGAGCCTGCGGCGGAGGTACAGCGGCCTGCAGAGACCGGGCGGCGGCAGACCTCCGGCAAGCGGGACGAGGCGGTGGCCCGTCACGGCGGCAAGCGCCTTCAGCGCTGA